Proteins co-encoded in one Pyxidicoccus xibeiensis genomic window:
- a CDS encoding ABC transporter ATP-binding protein has product MTPSATTSGPSRAPSTSKVLSVVELRKAYGSTVAVDGVSFHVGRGEIVGLLGPNGAGKTTTINMVLGVLEPTSGAIRIEDVDLARQRSLALEQTNFAAVYSPLPGNLTVTQNLRVFGLIYGVNSLSTRITELLEEFDLVRFRDTRCGVLSSGEQTRVALAKAMLNHPHLLLLDEPTASLDPSTAKDIRARIRDFAARGTGGVLWTSHNMYEVEEVCHRVLFLSHGKVLLEGDPRTLPREHGKASLEELFIAVAREPLALERA; this is encoded by the coding sequence ATGACTCCCTCAGCAACGACGTCCGGGCCCTCGCGGGCACCCTCCACGTCGAAGGTCCTCTCCGTGGTGGAGCTTCGCAAGGCCTATGGCTCCACCGTCGCGGTGGACGGCGTCTCGTTCCACGTGGGCCGCGGCGAGATTGTCGGCCTCCTCGGTCCCAACGGGGCAGGGAAGACCACCACCATCAACATGGTGCTCGGTGTGCTGGAGCCCACCTCGGGCGCCATCCGCATCGAGGACGTGGACCTGGCCCGCCAGCGCTCCCTCGCCCTGGAGCAGACCAACTTCGCCGCCGTCTACTCCCCGCTGCCCGGCAACCTCACCGTCACCCAGAACCTGCGCGTCTTCGGCCTCATCTACGGCGTGAACTCTCTCTCCACGCGCATCACCGAGCTGCTCGAGGAGTTCGACCTCGTGAGGTTCCGCGACACCCGCTGCGGCGTGCTCTCCTCCGGAGAGCAGACCCGCGTCGCCCTGGCCAAGGCCATGCTCAACCACCCGCACCTGCTGCTGCTCGACGAGCCCACCGCCTCGCTGGACCCGTCCACCGCGAAGGACATCCGCGCCCGCATCCGCGACTTCGCCGCGCGCGGCACCGGCGGCGTGCTCTGGACGTCCCACAACATGTACGAGGTGGAGGAGGTCTGCCACCGCGTCCTCTTCCTGTCGCACGGGAAGGTCCTCCTCGAAGGAGACCCGCGGACGCTCCCACGCGAGCACGGCAAGGCCTCCCTGGAGGAGCTCTTCATCGCCGTGGCGCGCGAGCCGCTCGCGCTGGAGAGGGCCTGA
- a CDS encoding alpha-hydroxy acid oxidase: MLSYEALETEARARLPEAVFDYFAGGSGEETTLADNTAAWARLRLRPRVLRDVSSVRTATELLGTPLTSPVLVAPTAFHSLAHPEAELATARGTREAGSLLVLSSRASRRVEDVAAVAGPWWLQVYVLKDRGLTRALVQRAVASGARALVLTGDTPVVGRKRRDRSDSALALPEEDFLANLEGLTRRELAEQAADLTFADIGWLRELSGLSVLVKGVLRADDARECLHHGAAGLIVSNHGGRQLDGAVSTAEALPEVVEAAGGRAPVLVDGGVRSGRDVLRALALGARAVLVGRPVLWGLATGGADGVRRVLDGLREDTAHALALAGVSDVSAVSADLIAPSHRR; this comes from the coding sequence ATGCTCTCGTACGAAGCGCTGGAGACCGAGGCGCGTGCCCGGCTGCCCGAGGCGGTGTTCGACTACTTCGCCGGTGGCTCGGGCGAGGAGACGACGCTCGCGGACAACACCGCCGCCTGGGCCCGCCTGCGCCTGCGGCCCCGCGTGCTGCGCGACGTGTCCTCCGTGCGCACCGCGACGGAGTTGCTCGGTACCCCGCTGACCTCGCCCGTGCTCGTCGCGCCCACCGCGTTCCATTCGCTCGCGCATCCGGAGGCGGAGCTGGCCACAGCCCGGGGCACGCGTGAGGCCGGCTCGCTGCTGGTGCTCTCCTCGCGGGCCTCACGCCGCGTGGAGGACGTGGCTGCCGTCGCCGGCCCCTGGTGGCTCCAGGTCTACGTCCTCAAGGACCGGGGCCTCACCCGCGCCCTCGTGCAACGAGCCGTGGCCTCGGGGGCGCGCGCGCTGGTGCTCACCGGCGACACGCCCGTGGTGGGCCGCAAGCGCCGCGACCGGAGCGACAGCGCGCTGGCGCTCCCCGAGGAGGACTTCCTCGCCAACCTGGAAGGGCTCACCCGGCGCGAGCTGGCCGAGCAGGCCGCGGACCTCACCTTCGCGGACATCGGCTGGCTGCGCGAGCTGTCCGGCCTGTCGGTGCTGGTGAAGGGCGTGCTGCGCGCTGACGACGCGCGCGAGTGTCTGCACCACGGTGCCGCGGGGCTCATCGTCTCCAACCACGGCGGGCGCCAGCTCGACGGCGCGGTGTCCACCGCGGAAGCCCTGCCCGAGGTCGTGGAGGCCGCCGGTGGCCGCGCGCCGGTGCTCGTCGATGGCGGCGTGCGCTCCGGGCGGGACGTGCTGCGGGCGCTGGCGCTGGGGGCTCGCGCGGTGCTCGTGGGGCGGCCCGTGCTGTGGGGCCTGGCCACGGGCGGCGCCGACGGCGTGCGCCGTGTGCTCGACGGGCTGCGCGAAGACACCGCGCACGCGCTGGCCCTCGCCGGGGTGTCAGACGTCTCCGCCGTGAGCGCGGACCTCATTGCTCCGAGCCACCGGCGCTGA
- a CDS encoding type IV toxin-antitoxin system AbiEi family antitoxin domain-containing protein encodes MPSRLRRRPGYKTRPGVMELSRELGLLRSRDLEAHGVPRTQLRLMLSLGSLREVAPGVWAHRYMPPDAVLVAAKRVPRGVLCLKSALWLHGLLPEEPAEVWMAIGERARKPRWSQPPLHVARFSGPALSEGIEHRTFHGVSVRVYGVAKTIADLFKYRNKLGYPVAVRALRAGLLSGRCSEEDVLRFAAICRVGKSVAPYLEVIRARKGRELDLLAAQRASGTSAQRPEPWLTVPGSGPVVLPPGAAMPDLE; translated from the coding sequence ATGCCGAGCAGGTTGCGTCGTCGGCCGGGATACAAGACCCGGCCTGGGGTGATGGAGCTGTCGCGGGAGCTGGGGTTGTTGCGCTCACGCGACCTGGAAGCGCATGGCGTGCCGCGCACTCAGCTGCGGTTGATGCTGAGCCTGGGCTCCCTGCGCGAAGTGGCACCGGGTGTCTGGGCCCACCGGTACATGCCGCCTGACGCGGTGCTGGTTGCCGCCAAGCGTGTTCCACGAGGCGTGCTCTGCTTGAAGTCGGCGCTCTGGCTCCATGGACTCCTTCCCGAGGAGCCTGCCGAGGTCTGGATGGCCATCGGAGAGCGGGCGCGCAAGCCGCGCTGGAGCCAGCCGCCCCTGCACGTGGCCCGCTTCTCCGGCCCGGCGCTCTCCGAGGGCATCGAGCACCGCACCTTCCACGGCGTCTCCGTGCGCGTCTATGGCGTGGCGAAGACCATCGCCGACCTCTTCAAGTACCGCAACAAGCTGGGCTACCCGGTGGCCGTGCGCGCCCTCCGTGCCGGGCTGCTGTCCGGACGGTGCTCGGAGGAGGACGTGCTGCGGTTCGCCGCCATCTGCCGCGTCGGAAAGAGCGTGGCTCCCTACCTGGAGGTCATCAGGGCACGCAAAGGGCGCGAGCTCGACCTGCTCGCGGCACAACGCGCCTCCGGAACCTCGGCGCAGCGGCCCGAGCCCTGGCTGACCGTTCCGGGCAGCGGACCGGTGGTGCTTCCTCCTGGAGCAGCCATGCCTGACCTCGAGTGA
- a CDS encoding S41 family peptidase, which translates to MPERLCHAVMLAGVLATASAAASEATPPTDGRPEAAMENAAALGRVWGTVKYVHPALAFREVDWDAALVEALPQALAAPTPEALANAVGGMLRRLDDPLTRVERDTPRPPPPTAPAPGPFSRWSGDVLVVDLDRRYANLNELFPAMSALAPELAKARRVLVDLRASGPDEALWMEMALGFLERSLPSEQVTAPAERFRVYSGFPVQLGPSSGGYTASVETRLARSFAPAPGTPKRSVAFLVNGRTPLSPLLLALRDSPRTFLVSQGALDESSAVQVRHVPLPGGHRAVVRASELAFPPGSRGLRAEATVPADADERDAGPAFQAALHLLRKGSTPKKPAAHASTRDTTLPTGGPDDAYEAMPYPAEPYRLLAVLRFWNVMRFFHPDPKALKDWDAVLPTFLARARDARDAAGYTRVLYALAARVADGHSFVAEGGVPLRSLAGGNAPLVLRSVEGRFLVAELPMPEAARAAGISVGDEVVSVDGEPVATRAGRLGALLGASHPAAHAERVASLLLAGADGQPVEVMLQGVDGRMKEARLPRSRDFLPFLRPPPEAATPWRKLDGGLGYVDLRLLRAERVDAMLEALKDTRGLVLDLRGYPQGSAWALAPRLNVRGATTAAVTARPLLSAGEVREVRRVEPLPTTDKPLYRGRIVVLVDERTMSQGEYTAMMLRTASGARLVGSPTAGAVGDTTNVCLPGAVCVLFTGQRLESSDGGAVQGVGLRPDVEARPTVRGLRAGRDEVLERALTLFREEPPLAAGAR; encoded by the coding sequence GTGCCGGAACGACTGTGCCATGCCGTCATGCTCGCCGGGGTGCTCGCCACCGCGAGTGCCGCCGCCTCGGAGGCCACTCCGCCGACGGACGGCAGGCCCGAGGCGGCCATGGAGAACGCCGCCGCCCTCGGCCGCGTCTGGGGCACGGTGAAGTACGTACACCCCGCGCTCGCCTTCCGTGAGGTGGACTGGGATGCCGCGCTCGTGGAGGCGCTACCTCAAGCCCTCGCCGCGCCGACGCCCGAGGCGCTCGCCAACGCCGTGGGCGGCATGCTGCGCCGCCTGGACGACCCGCTGACCCGCGTGGAGCGCGACACCCCGCGTCCTCCGCCGCCCACCGCACCGGCCCCCGGTCCGTTCTCCCGCTGGTCCGGTGACGTGCTGGTGGTGGACCTGGACCGGCGCTACGCCAACCTCAACGAGCTCTTCCCGGCCATGTCAGCCCTGGCGCCAGAGCTGGCGAAGGCCCGCCGCGTCCTCGTGGACCTGCGCGCCAGCGGCCCCGACGAGGCCCTCTGGATGGAGATGGCGCTCGGCTTCCTGGAGCGCTCGCTCCCCTCCGAGCAGGTGACCGCCCCCGCGGAGCGCTTCCGCGTGTACTCGGGCTTCCCGGTGCAGCTCGGCCCCAGCTCCGGCGGCTATACGGCCTCGGTGGAGACGCGGCTGGCCCGGAGCTTCGCGCCCGCCCCTGGCACGCCGAAGCGCTCCGTCGCCTTCCTCGTCAATGGCCGCACGCCCCTGTCTCCCCTGCTGCTGGCCCTGCGCGACTCACCGCGCACCTTCCTCGTGTCCCAGGGCGCGCTGGACGAGTCCTCCGCCGTCCAGGTGCGGCACGTGCCACTGCCCGGAGGACACCGCGCGGTGGTGCGCGCCTCGGAGCTCGCCTTCCCTCCCGGCTCGCGCGGCCTGCGCGCGGAGGCCACCGTCCCCGCCGACGCCGACGAGCGCGATGCCGGCCCCGCCTTCCAGGCCGCCCTCCACCTGCTGCGCAAGGGCTCGACTCCGAAAAAGCCAGCGGCCCACGCTTCCACCCGGGACACCACGCTGCCCACGGGCGGGCCGGACGACGCCTACGAGGCCATGCCCTACCCGGCCGAGCCGTACCGCCTGCTGGCCGTCCTCCGCTTCTGGAACGTGATGCGCTTCTTCCACCCGGACCCGAAGGCCCTGAAGGACTGGGACGCGGTGCTGCCCACGTTCCTCGCCCGGGCACGCGACGCCCGGGACGCGGCCGGGTACACCCGGGTGCTGTACGCGCTGGCCGCCCGCGTGGCCGACGGGCACAGCTTCGTCGCCGAGGGCGGAGTGCCGCTGCGCTCGCTCGCCGGGGGCAACGCGCCCCTCGTCCTCCGCTCCGTGGAGGGCCGCTTCCTGGTGGCGGAGCTGCCCATGCCCGAGGCCGCCCGCGCCGCCGGCATCTCCGTGGGCGACGAAGTCGTCTCCGTGGACGGAGAGCCCGTGGCCACCCGTGCCGGGCGACTGGGGGCGCTGCTGGGCGCGTCCCACCCGGCGGCCCATGCGGAGCGCGTGGCCAGCCTGCTGCTCGCGGGCGCGGACGGTCAGCCCGTGGAGGTGATGCTCCAGGGCGTGGACGGACGGATGAAGGAGGCGCGGCTGCCCCGCTCGCGTGACTTCCTTCCCTTCCTCCGTCCTCCCCCGGAGGCCGCGACACCCTGGCGGAAGCTCGACGGAGGCCTGGGCTACGTGGACCTGCGCCTGCTGCGCGCGGAGCGCGTGGACGCCATGCTCGAAGCGCTGAAAGACACGCGCGGCCTCGTGCTGGACCTGCGTGGCTACCCCCAGGGCAGCGCCTGGGCACTGGCGCCGCGCCTCAACGTGCGCGGTGCCACCACCGCCGCCGTCACCGCCCGCCCGCTCCTGTCCGCGGGCGAGGTCCGCGAGGTGCGCCGCGTGGAGCCACTCCCCACCACCGACAAGCCGCTCTACCGGGGCCGCATCGTCGTGCTGGTGGACGAGCGCACGATGAGCCAGGGCGAGTACACGGCGATGATGCTCCGCACCGCGTCCGGCGCACGGCTGGTGGGCAGCCCCACGGCGGGCGCCGTGGGGGACACCACCAACGTGTGCCTGCCCGGCGCCGTCTGTGTCCTCTTCACCGGCCAGCGCCTGGAGTCCTCGGATGGCGGCGCCGTGCAGGGCGTCGGCCTGCGCCCCGACGTGGAGGCCCGCCCCACCGTGCGCGGCCTGCGCGCCGGCCGCGACGAGGTGCTGGAGCGGGCACTCACCCTCTTCCGGGAGGAGCCACCCCTCGCGGCAGGCGCACGGTGA
- a CDS encoding GAF domain-containing protein, with translation MSRRPTSPSRPSSVAEPLSPEPACANTVRPPEAVSGPGVAARVLARDDAEERIAFLASAGELLASSLEWRTVLQRLAELTVPVLADWCAVDVLGDDGRVERVAAAHRAPERVGLIHELSRLRAPDLDTPGGISEVLRTGEPVFLPEVSDGMLPGMVYTGEQLEVARRLGIRAAIVVPLLARGRVLGAVSLVRGGADGIFQDETLKLALELSRRASLSMDNALLYAEAREAQVRTERLQAVTAALSRAATAEQVAEVLMDQGLRATGAARGVVLERGADGGLRLLGAFGYTQAMLTYLEGLTEAGLSALGVDVEDRAPQWFPRREPGTAVTESARAALASLGDGARAVLPLLAERGVRGYLSLAWDAPRAFSPPEQAFLASLAQQCAQALERAALYETLRERGERLHHALEVGKEAEERLFFLLDASRALAEHLDDVEWTLEHVARVAARSVATCCLVELVGPDGALRCVAASHRDAPRDASLLSTLSPDMSEGTLHPARECFQTGETRYLPEVGPDLRERMFQGPEHRALLEALDPHSLVAVPVRTRGRTLGVITLGTAAPQRRLGTSDVAMAEELARRVAVALENASLYRDAQAAVRLRDEFLSVASHELKTPLTSLKLQHGLIDRALGGEVRDKVAPRLATAMRQVQRLTALVDSLLDVSRISLGRLALEPADVDLGQAVRDAVDRMEEVFTQAGCTVRVDVPGPLPGRWDSSRLDQVLVNLLTNAAKYGAGHPVVVEAAHEGEESVRLSVRDEGIGISEKDLPRLFGRFERAVSERHYGGLGLGLYISRQIVDAMGGRIDVESRPGVGSIFTVRLPRGVAPPGRG, from the coding sequence ATGTCGCGCCGCCCCACGTCCCCGTCGCGGCCCTCATCCGTGGCCGAGCCGCTGTCGCCCGAGCCCGCGTGTGCCAACACCGTGCGTCCGCCGGAGGCCGTCTCCGGACCCGGAGTGGCCGCCCGTGTCCTGGCGCGCGACGACGCGGAGGAGCGCATCGCATTCCTCGCCAGCGCCGGAGAGCTGCTGGCCAGCTCGCTGGAGTGGCGCACGGTGCTCCAGCGGCTGGCGGAGCTGACGGTGCCGGTGCTGGCGGACTGGTGCGCGGTGGACGTGCTCGGCGACGACGGCCGGGTGGAGCGCGTGGCCGCGGCGCACCGGGCGCCGGAGCGGGTGGGGCTCATCCACGAGCTGTCGCGCCTGCGTGCTCCGGACCTGGACACCCCCGGCGGCATCTCCGAGGTGCTGCGCACCGGAGAGCCGGTGTTCCTGCCCGAGGTGTCGGACGGGATGCTGCCGGGGATGGTGTACACCGGCGAGCAGCTCGAGGTGGCGCGGCGGCTGGGCATCCGCGCCGCCATCGTCGTCCCGCTGCTGGCGCGCGGCCGGGTGCTGGGGGCCGTCTCGCTGGTGCGCGGCGGGGCGGACGGAATCTTCCAGGACGAGACCCTGAAGCTGGCGCTGGAGCTGTCGCGCCGCGCCAGCCTGTCCATGGACAACGCGCTGCTGTACGCCGAGGCGCGCGAGGCCCAGGTGCGCACCGAGCGGCTGCAGGCCGTCACCGCCGCGCTGTCCCGCGCCGCCACCGCCGAGCAGGTGGCCGAGGTGCTGATGGACCAGGGCCTGCGCGCCACCGGCGCCGCGCGCGGCGTGGTGCTGGAGCGGGGCGCGGACGGAGGGCTGCGGCTGCTGGGGGCCTTTGGCTACACGCAGGCCATGCTCACGTACCTCGAGGGACTCACGGAGGCGGGCCTGTCCGCGCTGGGCGTGGACGTGGAGGACCGGGCGCCGCAGTGGTTCCCTCGAAGGGAGCCGGGGACGGCCGTGACGGAGTCGGCGCGCGCCGCCCTGGCGTCCCTGGGGGACGGGGCCCGGGCCGTGCTGCCGCTGCTGGCGGAGCGCGGCGTCCGCGGCTACCTGTCGCTGGCGTGGGACGCGCCGCGCGCCTTCTCCCCTCCGGAGCAGGCCTTCCTGGCGTCGCTGGCGCAGCAGTGCGCACAGGCGCTGGAGCGCGCGGCGCTGTACGAGACGCTGCGCGAGCGCGGCGAGCGGCTGCACCATGCGCTGGAGGTGGGCAAGGAGGCCGAGGAGCGGCTCTTCTTCCTGCTGGACGCGAGCCGCGCGCTGGCCGAGCACCTGGACGACGTGGAGTGGACGCTGGAGCACGTGGCGCGCGTGGCGGCGCGCAGCGTGGCCACCTGCTGCCTGGTGGAGCTGGTGGGGCCGGACGGGGCGCTGCGGTGCGTGGCGGCCTCTCACCGGGACGCGCCGCGTGACGCGTCCCTGCTGTCCACGCTGTCGCCCGACATGAGCGAGGGCACCCTCCACCCGGCGCGCGAGTGCTTCCAGACGGGCGAGACACGCTACCTGCCGGAGGTGGGCCCCGACCTGCGCGAGCGCATGTTCCAGGGGCCGGAGCACCGGGCGCTGCTGGAGGCGTTGGACCCGCACTCGCTGGTGGCGGTGCCGGTGCGCACGCGCGGGCGGACGCTGGGCGTCATCACCCTGGGGACGGCGGCCCCGCAGCGGCGGCTGGGCACGTCCGACGTGGCGATGGCGGAGGAACTGGCGCGGCGGGTGGCGGTGGCGCTGGAGAACGCGTCGCTCTACCGGGACGCGCAGGCGGCGGTGCGGCTGCGCGACGAGTTCCTCTCCGTGGCCAGCCACGAGCTGAAGACGCCGCTCACCAGCCTCAAGCTGCAGCACGGGCTCATCGACCGGGCGCTCGGCGGCGAGGTGCGCGACAAGGTGGCGCCGCGGCTCGCCACCGCCATGCGGCAGGTGCAGCGGCTCACCGCGCTGGTGGACAGCCTGCTGGACGTCAGCCGCATCTCCCTGGGGCGCCTGGCGCTGGAGCCCGCGGACGTGGACCTGGGCCAGGCGGTGCGCGACGCGGTGGACCGGATGGAGGAGGTCTTCACGCAGGCGGGCTGCACGGTGCGCGTGGACGTGCCCGGCCCGCTGCCGGGGCGCTGGGACTCGTCGCGGCTGGACCAGGTGCTGGTGAATCTGCTGACCAACGCGGCCAAGTACGGCGCGGGCCACCCCGTGGTGGTGGAGGCCGCGCACGAGGGCGAGGAGTCGGTGCGGCTGTCGGTGCGCGACGAGGGGATTGGAATCTCCGAGAAGGACCTGCCGCGCCTGTTCGGCCGCTTCGAGCGCGCCGTGTCCGAGCGGCACTACGGCGGGCTGGGGCTGGGGCTCTACATCAGCCGGCAGATTGTGGACGCCATGGGCGGGCGCATCGACGTGGAGAGCCGCCCGGGCGTGGGCTCCATCTTCACCGTGCGCCTGCCGCGAGGGGTGGCTCCTCCCGGAAGAGGGTGA
- a CDS encoding aldo/keto reductase — MAAQPLPRFTPRRALGRTGFTATAVGIGDIADRSTPRETLVATLRRALDAGLNVIDTAPNYEEGLSEEAVGEALRGRRDGVFLIDKVDVLDAPVAPQVEASLRRLGHDTVDLFAFHAVSELAAWEKLAAPGGGMEQLGRCVREGRARFRGISSHHPDVLRAALRSGLCDVVMFPLGPFVDARYVVDVLPLARSLGVGVVSFKTFGAGKLLGDTEGYGRPLEARPRGKVGSGGKDARGAPSLPHLTVETCVRYTLSLDPDVMLMGMSHPNEQDAALRAAAAFQPLATAEMARVRERAREAIQGKGAVWWDPPAASEGTG, encoded by the coding sequence ATGGCCGCGCAACCGCTTCCCCGCTTCACGCCGCGCCGCGCCCTCGGGCGCACCGGCTTCACCGCCACCGCGGTGGGCATCGGCGACATCGCCGACCGCTCCACGCCCCGCGAGACGCTCGTCGCCACGCTGCGCCGGGCGCTGGACGCGGGGCTCAACGTCATCGACACCGCGCCCAACTACGAGGAGGGGCTGAGCGAGGAGGCGGTGGGCGAGGCCCTGCGCGGCCGGCGCGACGGTGTCTTCCTCATCGACAAGGTGGACGTGCTGGACGCGCCGGTGGCGCCGCAGGTGGAGGCCAGCCTGCGGCGGCTGGGCCACGACACGGTGGACCTGTTCGCCTTCCACGCCGTGTCGGAGCTGGCGGCGTGGGAGAAGCTGGCCGCGCCCGGCGGGGGCATGGAGCAGCTGGGCCGGTGCGTGCGCGAGGGCAGGGCGCGCTTCCGGGGCATCTCCAGCCACCACCCGGACGTGCTGCGCGCGGCGCTGCGCTCGGGGCTGTGCGACGTGGTGATGTTCCCCCTGGGGCCCTTCGTGGACGCGCGCTACGTGGTGGACGTGCTGCCGCTGGCGCGCTCGCTGGGCGTGGGCGTGGTGTCCTTCAAGACGTTCGGCGCGGGCAAGCTGCTGGGGGACACGGAGGGCTATGGCCGGCCGCTGGAGGCCCGGCCGCGGGGCAAGGTGGGCTCGGGCGGGAAGGACGCGCGGGGCGCGCCGTCGCTGCCGCACCTCACCGTGGAGACGTGCGTGCGGTACACGCTCAGCCTGGACCCGGACGTCATGCTGATGGGGATGAGCCACCCCAACGAGCAGGACGCGGCGCTGCGCGCGGCCGCCGCCTTCCAGCCCCTCGCCACGGCGGAGATGGCGCGCGTGCGGGAGCGGGCGCGCGAGGCCATCCAGGGCAAGGGCGCCGTGTGGTGGGACCCGCCCGCCGCCTCCGAGGGCACGGGCTGA
- a CDS encoding alkaline phosphatase PhoX — protein sequence MRLDRRDFLRLSALGGGTLALGPGFWKAAYAAPAQPGPSPYGAMSGSADANGVRLPAGFTSRIIARSGRQVGSTGYTWHSAPDGGACFALATGGWVYTSNSELSSGGGASAVRFDGGGAVVGAYRILSNTRTNCAGGPTPWGTWLSCEEYSGGRVWECNPAQASQGVVRGALGTFAHEAVAVDPAGQRLYLTEDSGSGRFYRFTPSAWPSLTAGTLQAAKVTGDPIAGTATLSWVNCAATSPASSQPAVASATTVFNGGEGCWHDSGVIYFTTKGDNRVWAHTPATGKLEVIYDDNLYAGSPLTGVDNVTVSRSGDLFVAEDGGNLEICIITPGPSRVVAPFIKLDGHSASEICGPAFSPDGRRLYFSSQRGTSGLSSGGITFEVSGPFR from the coding sequence ATGCGCTTGGACCGTCGTGACTTCCTTCGTCTCTCCGCGCTGGGTGGAGGGACGCTGGCATTGGGGCCCGGGTTCTGGAAGGCGGCGTATGCCGCGCCCGCGCAGCCGGGGCCGAGCCCGTATGGGGCCATGTCCGGCTCGGCGGACGCCAACGGGGTGCGGCTGCCCGCGGGCTTCACGTCGCGCATCATCGCGCGCTCGGGGCGGCAGGTGGGCAGCACGGGCTACACGTGGCACTCGGCGCCGGACGGCGGGGCGTGCTTCGCGCTGGCCACGGGCGGCTGGGTGTACACGTCCAACAGCGAGCTGTCCTCCGGCGGCGGCGCGAGCGCGGTGCGCTTCGACGGCGGCGGCGCGGTGGTGGGCGCGTACCGCATCCTCTCCAACACGCGCACCAACTGCGCGGGTGGCCCCACGCCGTGGGGCACGTGGCTGTCGTGCGAGGAGTACAGCGGCGGCCGGGTGTGGGAGTGCAACCCGGCGCAGGCGTCGCAGGGCGTGGTGCGCGGGGCGCTGGGCACCTTCGCGCACGAGGCCGTCGCGGTGGACCCGGCGGGCCAGCGGCTGTACCTCACGGAGGACAGCGGCAGCGGGCGCTTCTACCGCTTCACCCCGTCCGCGTGGCCGTCGCTGACGGCGGGCACGCTGCAGGCGGCGAAGGTGACGGGAGACCCGATTGCCGGCACGGCCACGCTGTCGTGGGTCAACTGCGCGGCCACCAGCCCGGCGTCGAGCCAGCCGGCCGTGGCGTCCGCGACGACGGTGTTCAACGGCGGAGAGGGCTGCTGGCACGACAGCGGCGTCATCTACTTCACCACCAAGGGTGACAACCGCGTGTGGGCCCACACGCCGGCCACCGGGAAGCTGGAGGTCATCTACGACGACAACCTCTATGCCGGCTCGCCGCTGACGGGCGTGGACAACGTCACGGTGTCGCGCTCGGGGGATTTGTTCGTCGCCGAGGACGGCGGCAACCTGGAGATCTGCATCATCACCCCGGGCCCCAGCCGGGTGGTGGCGCCGTTCATCAAGCTGGACGGCCACTCGGCTTCGGAAATCTGCGGGCCGGCCTTCAGCCCGGACGGGCGGCGGCTGTACTTCAGCTCGCAGCGCGGCACCTCGGGCCTGAGCAGCGGCGGCATCACCTTCGAGGTGAGCGGCCCGTTCCGGTGA
- a CDS encoding DUF5985 family protein, with protein MLLKSMLNGATAMAWLACALFFLRFWKQSRDRLFGFFSLTFVLLAGNAVAAALLDLDDERRHYIYVVRLFAFLLILYAIWDKNRAGRHGTG; from the coding sequence ATGCTGCTGAAGTCCATGCTCAACGGTGCGACGGCGATGGCGTGGCTGGCCTGCGCGCTGTTCTTCCTGCGCTTCTGGAAGCAGTCGCGGGACAGGCTCTTCGGCTTCTTCTCGCTGACCTTCGTGCTGCTGGCGGGCAACGCGGTGGCCGCCGCGCTCCTGGACCTGGACGACGAGCGCCGCCACTACATCTACGTGGTCCGCCTCTTCGCCTTCCTCCTCATCCTCTACGCAATCTGGGACAAGAACCGCGCGGGACGCCACGGCACCGGGTAG
- a CDS encoding DUF5985 family protein, with amino-acid sequence MAEAVYILCALTAVACAVLLLRAWKRTQSRLLLWSGLCFAGLAVSNVLLFVDLVLLPTSIDLYLVRILATMSSAIILLYGLVWDAS; translated from the coding sequence ATGGCTGAGGCGGTCTACATCCTCTGTGCGTTGACGGCGGTGGCCTGCGCGGTGCTGCTCCTGCGCGCGTGGAAGCGCACCCAGTCCCGGCTGCTCCTGTGGAGCGGGCTGTGCTTCGCGGGGCTGGCCGTCAGCAACGTGCTGCTCTTCGTGGACCTGGTGCTGCTGCCCACCTCGATTGACCTGTACCTGGTGCGCATCCTCGCCACCATGTCCAGCGCCATCATCCTGCTCTACGGCCTCGTCTGGGACGCCTCCTGA